One part of the Dioscorea cayenensis subsp. rotundata cultivar TDr96_F1 chromosome 2, TDr96_F1_v2_PseudoChromosome.rev07_lg8_w22 25.fasta, whole genome shotgun sequence genome encodes these proteins:
- the LOC120272265 gene encoding uncharacterized protein LOC120272265, producing MDDRLNGGPRLACFIHMLEMPPAAETLTVGKMESVDAAFRLLKKEHCLIFQRQKLSLLLVILLLTMAITTTWNQLLEQTRLRMALTTLLISQPVASRMASIFQTL from the exons ATGGATGACA GGCTTAATGGTGGGCCTAGATTAGCCTGTTTTATACACATGCTTGAGATGCCTCCTGCTGCAGAAACCTTAACTGTTGGTAAGATGGAGTCAGTTGATGCAGCGTTCCGTCTCCTCAAAAAG GAACACTGTTTGATCTTTCAGAGGCAAAAGCTTTCTTTGCTTTTGGTGATTCTCTTGTTGACAATGGCAATAACAACTACTTGGAATCAACTGCTTGAGCAGACTCGCCTCCGTATGGCATTGACTACCCTACTCATCAGCCAACCGGTCGCTTCTCGAATGGCCTCAATCTTCCAGACATTATAA